The Hevea brasiliensis isolate MT/VB/25A 57/8 chromosome 9, ASM3005281v1, whole genome shotgun sequence nucleotide sequence tataaatattttcaatgaataattatttacaaatattaatatatttttaaaatatatatttaaatttattgtaAATAATGACAAAATCTAAACATTTTATAGTAATTTACCTTTTTCTAATTCAGTAAAAAATTTAATCAAAAAATAGttgatttttaaatatataatatgataagTAAAGCTTTACAATGACtacaattataaatttaagaattttaaaatctcATTCGATGTATTAAAAAGAATTTTATGTATCACctcgaatttttaaataattattttatgtgtaatataTGAGTTTTGTCTGTTTTGAAGGGCCCATATGGGACCGTATGATTTTGATGATATATGAATTGAGGTGTataatttaaaaatgttatttgaatatttttgcaggttgggtaaatCTTAAGTACAAaagaaattttattgaattttcggTAAAACCTAGATTGTCTTTAACTttttcaaagttttattttaagaaaatattgaTCAGTTTGTAATGTAATTATTTAGGTGAGCCAGACCAGCATTCTTTCTCCACCCAACCGCGCAGTGACTTGTGAagtactgtgagtagatatttattttatttataatttcaatattattatatattcaatgcATGCTCAtatatcacttataaatatatgtatatagttaattAGTAGGTACACCTTGTGTTGCATATGTAATTGATGACTTGTTGTATATATTGCTTTATGGCAATTTGAAGCTATGTgcgtgagtttggtgtgtgtgccGTGTATATGGATGTAGGTAGGATGGGTAGATGCGGCCGGAGCTTGACTCTCTGGGATCTGATCCTTGTTATGGATAAGTTGGAGTAGGCATGGCCCGAGTTGATCTCACTAGCTCTCGCATTTGGATATTAAAAGAAAGTCCAGCTTTGAGTTGATATCGCTAGCAGATGTTAGAACTAAGAAAACTGTATAAGGGATCAACtcctatatatatgtgtgtgagtaTGGTTTTGACATAGGTGTGTAAGTGCTCTAGATTGCCTTTGGTGTGAATATGACTTGACTTGTTTGAATTGTGTGAAGATATTGCACTTCATTCTTAAGGATGCActagacttagatagttatagaaattatatgtaaaatcaatatcttactttatgggtcgaacgctcactcttattAACTATATTTTCAGGTTACGGGAGGACTTTTCTTTGTCATTAACCTGTTTTCTTTCTCACTAGTTCATTAGTTACTATATTCATATTCCGTGTTGTTTATTTTGAAATCTAGATCTCCAcatgtattaaaaattttttttttgatatgggATTGTAAaagaatatttattttgaaattataaatttattatttggatGGTTAAGTTTATGGCAGGACTCTGTccagttcatttattgaaattagctTGTATATGGGCTTCAAGGTTGAGCTAATTAAGTTTACTACGGACTTTGGAAACCTTATGCTAACCCAAGTCCTAGTGACGGTCTGGCCAATGAGATTAAGTCGTgacattttaaataattattttttatatgaaaaGATTTTCGGTagctaaaatttgaaaattataagataaaaagttctcatttattttttacataaaaatataaaaataaagtaaaaagacTATATCacataataattttttagtatttttattaaattaattaatttattctaataaattcaattttaatatttTGCTTTAATAGTAATATACGACCAAAAACTTTATTTAGACCCTAAAATCTTGTTCAATAATTAtataagtttttaaaattttttaaatttaaataaagccttcaaatttaaaaagaaatcaaacaaatcttttaaatttttaaaatatattaaatatatccttttattattttaaaaataaatatattttttttactttttaaagaTAGAtagagaaatattgaattataatttattttaaatataaatctatTCAAGACTCCGTATTACAATATGTTAATGCACGAGATTTTtatcaataatttaatatatctaatttgaaatattataataaatatttgttGAATCTTTAAACAGGTTTTTAAGTTATTGTATctgaataattaaaattttttttttacatagaaGATGATAAcccataaataaattttttaaattatttagtaaaAGATAATGTATTAATTTAATTCacgatataataaatattttttcagatgtgTAGAATTATCAATAAAGGCTCGAACgttaaaaaattttcataaataattttaattaaatttatattaaaaataaattatactcacctttttttaattaaaaaaattatttaatttatttttaaaatttagataccTCATCAAGACAAAACAAATTTAAGGGTCATATGGCTATTACCTCGTTCAGGTAAAAGTGTGCGTTTTGTGAATAATATagcataaatttttttttggaaTTATTGTCTATAGCCAGCACGTGTCATGCAATGCAAGGAAATAAGAGGGAGTACACGCTGACGTGATCAAGCAGGTGCATAGCTTCTTAACTTGCGCACACATTTTCAGCGCAATGTTGTCGTGCGTCGAAGGAGAGGGGAAATAAAAGAAACGAAGGAAGGAGAGAGAGGGACACTGGCCATTGGGTTATCTGAGTCGGATCAACCGAGTTGGGTGACCGAATCAACATAGGAGTGACGAGACAACtcagcttaaaaaaaaaaatcagagggTGCGGTTTGGCAATAGCCAAAAGATGGAGAACGAGAAGGGGATTATTAGTCCTCTTATATGCCtttacctctctcattctcatcatTGTTGTTATCTTTCCTTCTCTAACCCTAATCCTACCTATCCAACCATCAGTAAAGCTATAACTATAACCAAACGCCACCCGCAAATCCCTGTACCTCAAtcattttccttttccttttccttgCTTCTGTCGCTTCTCTGCTATGAGGACGTCTGGTGTCGAATTTTCTTAAAGGTAACGCATCTGTTTCTGTTTGCTTGTGTGGATTTTTGTGGGTTCGTGGAGACATTATCTCTTCGTTTTTATGGGTTTTATTTCTTTTTGATGATTCATGAATCATGAATATATAATTGTGTATGTTAATATCAGTATATTTGTCTATATGGATTGCGTTTCCGTGGATTGATTTGTGTGGTTTTTGGTTTTGTTTTAATGGGATTTAGCATGAGTCTTTTTTCTCATGTTTGTTTACACGTTTACTTGACTGATTCAGTGTTGGTTGTTTTCATTGCTCTGGTTTTTTTTTTTGCGGGCCAACCAAACTTGCTTGATTAATTTCATACTATTTTGTTGAATTTCCCAATTTACTCCAATTCCACTCTAATTTCAATTGTTTAGATGTCTGTTGTATGCAATGTGGATCTGTTTATCTGCTGAAATTTTATTTATCTGGGTTCACTGATGTGATCATCACTGCATCAGTAAGCTTGATATCACGCAATCCCTAAACTGTTAGTTGCAATGGGCGTGGTTAATCGTGTTACTTTTCATCTTTGGCTCACTTTAATCAATTTTGGTCATATCATTTTTTTTTGTGAGTGATGAATGCTTCGCATTCCTTGTCCTCTTTCCCCccattatctctctctctctctctgctccATTTTTTATTCTAGTACAAGGGAAACTGGAATGTACtgcatgcttaatacttgtttggCTTTATTTAGCATAATTACTTATCACTATCATATTTCTTTGATGTAGCATTTTCAAGAGTCTTTGGAGTTCACGGTTTTTATGGTTTATCTTTATCTCATGATCTGAGTGGAAGCCACTGGGCTATTACGGATTTGTCATCATGGAAGATTGTGGTCTTCCTCAGTTTGATGGCATTAGGAGTGCTGTAAGGAAGAAAAGGAGCCGAACATCTTGCCGGCCTAAGCCTGATGCACAGCCAGTAATTGACAGCTGTGACCATTCACCCTCATCAACCACGCCACCTTCAGATGATGTGAGCAAGGCATCCAGTGATGAGAATTTCAATGCTAATTCTGGGAGGAAAGAGTTCAATCTCAATCAATGTATGTCCAgtgtttcttcttctactggagtTGAAGGTGAAAAATCCCATATGAGGAACAAGGACAGCAAAGGATTCAATGCATTCTACCATAATGATGCAGGACTAAATGCATTTAACAATAAACGCTCTAGTGAAGGTGTCCTCGCCCCTGCTAAATGGAAAAACACAAGCAAGTTGAAGGAATCCTTTGACTCAGACTCAAGAAGTGCAAATATTTATAGTGGAAGAAATGGTGAAAGTCAGAGTTCAGAGCAGTCAGGTGTGATTTTAGATGTGTTAGTTAATGATAACAAGGTTAGAAAAGTTAAGCTAAAGGTCAGTGGTGTCGCTCCCACAATTCAAGCCAACTCAATAACTGATGGTGCATCTACTAAGAAGTTTCAATTCTCAGAAACTTCCAGATCTTGGCAGAAGAAGAATTTTCAGGTACTCTTTTCGGTTTGACTCATTGGATTGTTATTTACATGCATTTGTTGTGTACACTTTTTTTTTGTGTGTGTTAGTGTGCACTTGCATTTATGTCCAATTATATAACTGAGGATTTTTAAGTGAAACTGTAGATACTGTACTTTAAGTTTTTGGATGCTCTTCTTCTAGCAAGTAGCAAGCAACAGGCACACTTTGCTTATAGGACTGATTATATACATTTCATTAAGTTACATTGTGGAGTGTTATTTTCTTATACAACCTTTTACCCATCAATTTCACAATTTTGTCTTATGCTTTCGGATGTTATTATCAGTTGTCAACTCAACAACAGATTTACATACCTGGAATTGTTTTCTTTCAGGCGTATCCTTTATCTTACTTTACTCTTATGGAAGAATATCTTCTATATGAATGTGCATTTGTATCACTTAATTATGGTTCTCATTATTAAGTAGAATCAGAATCCCATGTATTCATGTCATTTGCATTATCTTTATATCAGGGGAATTTAGAGGAAGACCATTCCATTTTGCATAAGAGGACTGGTTTGCAAGGTGTCCCCTGGAAGGATTTTTCCGCAGGTGGTTTTAGTCTTGGGAAAGacggtacttctgggaagaatgCATCAGGAAAACATGGGGAGAAATCTCAACCAGTTCATGTGAGCAAGCGGTTCCCCAAGAGGCGTGTATTGGACTTGGAAATTGGTGAATTCTATGAGGATGATGAGATTCGATACCTGACGAAACTGAAAACTCCAAAGATTGCTGCAGGATATAAAGGTGATGAAGAATCAAACAAGAAACAGCAGAAGCTTTCCAGCATGGAGAAAATTGGTGCTTCAAAGTTGGTGAATGATGGGAAGAAGAAGTCTTCATTAGACATAGCATCAAAGGACACAGATTACAAGGAAGAAGATCTGGCCTCTGAGGGTGAGCTTGAGCAGAAAAAGGAATCCGTTGATACATTGATGGATGGTAAGAGGGAGATGAAGCTAACTACACGTCAACGAGCCCTTCAGTCAAGCAAAGATGGCTCTGCACATGGTGCCAACTTAATTGAGTTTTCAAATGGATTACCACCTGCACCACTAAGAAGTGGGTATTGATTACTGACGCTACACTTTTTATTCTTTCTGAAAATTCTAATTGGATTACTAATTATACAGCCCTTGCTTGCTATTGCTGTTTTCATTTTACAAAGAGCAAAAGGAGAAACTTTCTGAAGTGGAGCAGCAACTAAAGAAGGCTGACGCTGCTCAGAGACGTAGAATACAAGTTGAGAAGGCTGCAAGGGAATCTGAGGTTTATTTCTCTCTTCGTTTTCAGTTAAATATCTTCCTTATGTATATTTGAGATCTGCCTAAGTTTTAAGAaggtttgattaattttttttaattaattaatctttgtaGGCTGAGGCTATTAGAAAAATACTTGGTCAAAATTCCAGCAGAAGGAAGCGAGAAGACGAAATAAAGAAGCTTCAGGAAGAGTTAGCGAAGGCATTACAAGTGTCTGATATAATATTTTTGTTGTCTTTATGAAGCTGGAAATCAAATTTTTTCTTTTGCTTTGTGCAGGAGAAGGTTGCTAATGCCCTGAAGCGTGCATCAAACACCATCAGATGGGTCATGGGACCAAATGGGACTGTTGTGACATTCCCCAAGGAGATGGGTTTCCCTAGTATTTTCTACAATAAAGCCTGCAGGTTTAAAATCCTGTCTGAAACTTGAAATTTATCGTTCCAGATGATCGTGAATACTAAAGATTTGAAACACTGAACTGTTCTGTTGTTGATGCAGCTACCCACCTTTGCGCGAACAGTGTGCAGGCCCTTCATGTACTAACCCCAAAAAATATAGAGATTCGAAGTCAAAGCTTCCGCTTTGCAGCCTACAATGCTACAAGGCGATTCAGGAACAGATGCAAACTAAAGCTAGCTGCTGATTTTGTCAGAAATCTTGCTCGAGCTCTGATACCTGAAGATATTTTTGCACAGGCATGTTAGTAATTACGTCAACTATAGGCTAGCTAGTGAAAGAGCTGCTTATTTTaccttttattttttatgaacttAAGAGAGATGGACTACACAAGGATGGTTGCTCTAGGGCTGTTTTTTGTCTATCCCTCCCGTGAAAGTATGCTAGATGATTCTGCAAGTGCAAATAAATAAAGTAGAACATTCAGTTTTTTTGCCATTCAGTTACAGTCCCTCGTGGCCAAAAATGTTTGAAGTATTTAGCAAGGTTCATTCAAACTGGGGTTTAATAGGTGTTAAATCGGCTTTAatcattaatattattaaataaatattataaatttaataattttattttatttataattaatattttaatatatttataaataatttttcaaacagatttagtaaaatgttaatatataaataatcttttaaacaattaataaatacttaaaatatatcagaataaatttatttatattagtaaaaaaataaatattaatatattaaattatataacataataaataaaaaatacatactttttactatataataatattaaaaaatcaataattcaagttaatatattaatataataaattattgacatcattaattattaaattattgtaagcGAATGAATTTAAagctttttaataattataaattaatagtaattaattattttaaattaatataatataaattaaattaataatttaaattaatcccATTAACTATTCAAATTGAGAAATACCAACCATGGCAGGAGAATTTGGCCGCAAGTTTGAAGAAAATGGAGGCCACTAGAAAGGCAATTTATtagagaaaataaataaataaataaataaataaatatatatatatatatatatatatattcaaaaatagagaacttttttaatttaattttaattaaaattaaaatttacataattatcaattaaattaatccgATTATTAAAAAACCGTTAATATACTTAACGAGAGTCTCACATCAACTACtatatcataatttaaaaaatcacATTAAAAATCTCATATTAGGattaattgcaaaaaaaaaaaaaaatttaccaaaaTTTGTAATTAAAGTCTAgagtttatataattattaattaagtcctcatatttaattgatattttaaattaattcaacCATAAATAAACTATTAGTATACTTTAACAAATCAGAAATTacaaattaaattcttttttgcAAATACAATTACCTATCCCATTCTAATCAACGTACACATTCAAATTAACATTAACAAAATTTATTTACTATTATTATACATACGCATAACAATATAATACAATACTAGAAATAtagcaaaataaaataaaataaaattcctcCTCTTATGCACAATCAATTCTttgtttaaataaattattttatcttttaattttttgttatatttGTCAACATTTCAATTCTACACTACATATTATTACTCACTATACCATTTTAATCACACTTTTTATtcagtaattttattattaattttctcCAACTCTATaacttttttcttaaaaatatttattttagctAAGTAAATGTGTTAGTAGCTCATTTTCCTAACTATTGCAATTAAcattaatttatgattttttatgtaattttttcAGTGTAGTTATATCAGTTGACATGAAACTTCTATTAAAAATGCTATCAATTTATTAAaagtcaaattaattttagacattAACCAAACTGAagagtttaatttaaattttaagatttaattataaaaattaataaattttaatttttttaataattaaccaTTTTTTATTAAGAAATATATTTCATTGAATGAAATACTATAATAAGGCCAAAACTCACACAGATATACGACAAACTCTTCAACCCAGACCTAAACCCTAACGAATAGGGCCCTAGGTATGACTTGGACCTCATCTTCCTTAGCAACTGACGCCACCTCCTCTTCTTCAGCAACTCAGCACTGGCTATCAACGGGGAACAAAGGAAAACAAAATCAAATAGCCCAAGGGTGTTTAAATACCCTATTCAAACCAAAGTTCTCCACTGCCAAAGATCCTTCAGAGGAAAACGAGGAAGATTTGAAGCAAATGCTGAAGGAACAATTACTTGAATTAGTGCCGGATGGGCTGGGAAGGAAAGGGTAACCAAATCAGTACCATTCTTGGTAGATTGTTAGCCGATCTTTTCCTAAAAGCTTCAATCACACTTCAAAGGAGGCAACTGCAATATGCAAACATCCCTCTAAATCTCAAACAAAATTCTCATCCTAAAGATAGAAACTAAGACTCTAAATTTAGAgattgaaaagaaaataaggaaactaACACTATGTTTGGATAATTTGaggaaggggaaggaaaataaaagaagggattatatttttattttctctttttatgTTTGgataagtgaaaaataaaaaaagaatgaaaaattttatttttttccttgtTTTAGAAAAGAAcgagaaaaaagaaaataattaaaattattatgataccctcattttttaaaattaaaattttctatatAATTGTTCATATGCTCAAGATGTGGTAGCCTATGACATTTTTCACATGAATGTGATTTTATATTTTCATGATTTTGGAGCTGAAAGTTATAATATTTTTGCTCATCGTGCTTATAACCCAATGCCCTATTTTTATAGCATGAAATTTCCATAAGAATGGGAATAGTTCTATGTGATTTCATTATGgtacaattaaaaattttaagttattttttaaaataaaaattatttacttattttaatatttttattattaaagtaaaataaatttaattgaaaattatattttaataatttataattaatatatttattaaaaatccaCCATAACATGCTGCATGTTACCCATTCAAAGTTTCTCCTCAAATTATCCACCACACATACTGCATATTAACTCCAACAAGCGTAGGGATTGAAGCGTGAAAAGTCCAAATATGCTAAGGTTCTAAGATGGCTAATTTTAATTCCTAAAGTCAATGGGCTTTGAATTCCTAAACCAGAAACGTACCATTCACATCAAGGAAAAGAAATCATAAAACAGATCATTCAAACAATAACCTCAAAAATCATTTAAACGGTTCAAAGAAAAGATGTAAATTCCCTCAAACTATCCAGTTGATTGTTCCTCTTTCTACTAATGCACCATCAACTCACTTGCAtcaaagaaatttgaaaaatgaaaaaaaaaaatgaaatgccaACCCAACAAAATTACCagaattttaattttagataGGAAATTACTTAGATCTTCAAGATTCTCTAAATTGAACTACCTTGCAAACTGTAACCGTACAAGAGCTCAAGGTCTCCAATCACCAGCTTTGAATTTTCACCAACCCAGAATAAAGAGCCGAAATCAAAGACAGGAAGACTAGAGAGAAGGAAGCAGCGACGGGAGAATGAAGAGATGGGGGGTCTGGGAGCTTGCAAGGGAGAGTGAAACGTTGGCATCACCACCTAAGCTCTGAAGGACGGAATAAACCTGAGGCACGACGAGAGAAAAGTGAAAAGAGCTGATGAGAGGCAAGAGGTAGATGAGAGGGAGTCGATATTTTTCTGAGAAAAGGAATTTTTGTAAATGGCCACCATGAACCCTAGAAAAGGAAAACGGGAAATGGCAATAAAAAAGAGATGGACATATATGTAATTGCACAAAATCAAGGTCAATTATCctcttaaatttctaattttcttttcaaATTGAAGAAAAAATATTGAAGGTAAAATAgagcttatttttttttttttttttttttttttttaatcaaataatagaaGCTGTCAAATCAATAGTTATTTTTttcacttatttttttttttctctctttttctccctATACAGACGCTGTGTAAAGAAATAACAactaaaaaattccataaaaaagAACACGAGAATGTGAGGGGGAGGATCCACAAACAGATCGCTGAACTTCCCCTTTCCCATGGGACTTAGCAGATAACTtaggtttttcttttttttctagagAAGGGGGATTGTGCGTGAAAAAGAGAGAAACCCTAAAGATATAGAACGATTGCCTCTTCAGCTTGGAACATTTGCTGATTTGTTAGAATGTTGACATCCTGTCTCATTCGTTATTGTTTCACAATTGCCACAACCAATTGATCACATTAGAGGGGGTGGCTCACAATGGAGACATTCAGACAAACACTCTCACATGTGGCCCATTTGGAACTCGAATCTAACTTGAAGGTTTACAAAACAAGATTGCACAAAGCCTGGAACATTTAACAAGATTGTGATtggatttatatttttttattcttttaacaGGATGAAGTCATGGGAAATTCATTATTTTTTCACTTATCTCTTGATGTTTCGTTGGAaggtttttaaaaataaaaatcaaattaaccCAACCTTTTAAATTACGGGATCCAAATCAATCGATATTCACAACAAACACTTTGTTTGGATGACGATTTCTCGTGATTTCATAATACATAATatgataatattatttatttatttatgaaaattattctTAAAGAATGATGATTTTATATTGTAAAATGATGATTCTTTAATCATGATTTTatcatatatatttaaataattgaatcaataattttaaatgatttaaaatttttatgttttaattatatatttacataatttataaaattttaattataccctatttttttatttagaaacatttcttatttcttatttttaatatattttttcgataaaataattttcaatcatATGTCAATCCTCTATCATCTCTCACATCACAAGTTCTTTTTATTCCTTACCATGTATACGTATATAAAGAATTTTATACTTCAAAGTTTCTAATAATAGATATGCAATTAATAATATTAgtagattaattaaaaatatattttaaatgaaatttttatctgaaattttcttattattttgaTAATGTTACtggttttattaataattttaaattaaattttttgcctatattaaaacctaaattatatGATAggcaaaaaaaattaagaatttgtagatacatttttaatatttaaatcttTTATAATAGAAATTATACATACTATAatacaaataaaatataaaacaattctttatatatttaaaataataattaaaatattttaataaattttatatttatcatatcatatcatattaaataaaaaatattattaaatcattttatattatataaacttTTAACAATAAAAATCAATACGATACAGTAAAATATGATATAATGCATTAAGAACTCAATCTAAATCGAGGATAAgtattaaacataaaatataatataaaataactctttctttatatatttaaaataataattaaaatattttaataatttttatatttattatatcatatcaaattaaataaaaaatattattaaattattttatattatatcaacttttaataataaaaatcaatACGATATAATATGAAATGATACGATGCATTAAGCATCCGATTCAAATCGGGAGTAAGTCgctgttaaatataaaatataaaataattttttatatatttaaaataataattaaaatattttaataatttttatatttattatattatattaaataaaataaaaaatattattaaatcattttatattatatcaatttttaacaataaaaaTCAATACGGTACCGTATGACATGATATGATGCATCATGAACCCAATCCAAATCGGGGGTAAGTCGCTGTTAAACATCTTTCTTGGTCGAAGGGTCTATCTGTTGCTggcgtctctctctctctatcatcCAATCGCTCCCATATTGAAAGCCGTCGAACCCTAAATTTTTAGGATAAGGCGCCTAATTCTAACTTAATAAAACGCATaaccaatttaatttagtactcgtACGAGCTATCAATTATCGGCGTGAAATGGCACATTCATTGGTCTCCTCTTCGGCTTCTTCTCTCGGATTCAGTTCACTTGCCTTCTCTCCAAACCCTAGCACCAATC carries:
- the LOC110639822 gene encoding uncharacterized protein LOC110639822; this encodes MEDCGLPQFDGIRSAVRKKRSRTSCRPKPDAQPVIDSCDHSPSSTTPPSDDVSKASSDENFNANSGRKEFNLNQCMSSVSSSTGVEGEKSHMRNKDSKGFNAFYHNDAGLNAFNNKRSSEGVLAPAKWKNTSKLKESFDSDSRSANIYSGRNGESQSSEQSGVILDVLVNDNKVRKVKLKVSGVAPTIQANSITDGASTKKFQFSETSRSWQKKNFQGNLEEDHSILHKRTGLQGVPWKDFSAGGFSLGKDGTSGKNASGKHGEKSQPVHVSKRFPKRRVLDLEIGEFYEDDEIRYLTKLKTPKIAAGYKGDEESNKKQQKLSSMEKIGASKLVNDGKKKSSLDIASKDTDYKEEDLASEGELEQKKESVDTLMDGKREMKLTTRQRALQSSKDGSAHGANLIEFSNGLPPAPLRKQKEKLSEVEQQLKKADAAQRRRIQVEKAARESEAEAIRKILGQNSSRRKREDEIKKLQEELAKEKVANALKRASNTIRWVMGPNGTVVTFPKEMGFPSIFYNKACSYPPLREQCAGPSCTNPKKYRDSKSKLPLCSLQCYKAIQEQMQTKASC